The following proteins are co-located in the Sphingopyxis sp. YR583 genome:
- a CDS encoding YbgC/FadM family acyl-CoA thioesterase — translation MVNVPPPFIPGAFVGAEHHFRARVYFEDTDLSGIVYHANYLRYMERARSDMLRLADIDQRAAMEAGEGSWAVTDLAIKYRRPARLDDDLLVVSTVEAVRGASVIISQRILRGTDTLSGETLTDGQVTAAFLSPEGRPRRQPAGWADRFTAIMNGETFPC, via the coding sequence ATGGTAAATGTCCCGCCTCCCTTCATTCCCGGCGCTTTTGTCGGGGCTGAGCATCATTTCCGGGCACGCGTGTACTTCGAGGACACCGACCTGTCGGGCATCGTGTATCACGCCAACTACCTGCGCTACATGGAGCGCGCGCGCTCCGACATGCTGCGCCTTGCAGACATCGACCAGCGCGCGGCGATGGAAGCGGGCGAAGGAAGCTGGGCGGTCACCGACCTCGCGATCAAATACCGCCGGCCCGCGCGGCTCGACGACGATCTGCTTGTCGTCAGCACGGTCGAGGCCGTGCGCGGCGCGAGCGTGATTATTTCGCAGCGCATCCTTCGCGGGACTGACACGTTAAGCGGCGAGACATTGACCGACGGGCAAGTGACCGCAGCCTTCCTGTCCCCCGAGGGCCGACCGCGCCGCCAGCCGGCGGGGTGGGCCGACCGATTTACCGCCATCATGAATGGAGAGACTTTCCCTTGCTAG
- the tolQ gene encoding protein TolQ: MLDNISLAADAATLSPIALFMQADWIVRGVMIGLLLASVYVWAVVFTHGRSVSKLMSASERFERDFWRADNIDKFFDKNGGEELPSAKVLAAGISEWRRSTKGKIVDRDGTRERLGIAMNSAVAGEVDRLAEKISTLATIGSVAPFVGLFGTVWGIMRAFTEIAAQNKSSLDVVAPGIAEALFATAIGLFAAIPAVIAYNAFSQRLNRLESRLGRFADGLHATFSRELEVEA, translated from the coding sequence TTGCTAGACAATATCTCGCTGGCCGCCGACGCGGCGACCCTGTCCCCCATCGCACTGTTTATGCAGGCCGACTGGATCGTGAGAGGCGTGATGATCGGCCTGCTGCTGGCCTCCGTGTATGTCTGGGCGGTTGTCTTTACGCATGGCCGCAGCGTCAGCAAATTGATGAGCGCGTCGGAACGGTTCGAGCGCGATTTCTGGCGCGCTGACAATATCGACAAATTCTTTGACAAGAACGGTGGCGAGGAACTGCCGAGCGCAAAGGTGCTCGCTGCAGGAATCAGCGAGTGGCGCCGTTCGACCAAGGGAAAGATTGTCGATCGCGACGGGACGCGTGAGCGACTGGGTATCGCTATGAACAGCGCGGTTGCAGGCGAAGTCGACCGGCTGGCTGAAAAGATCAGCACGCTGGCCACCATCGGTTCGGTCGCGCCCTTCGTCGGTCTGTTCGGTACCGTGTGGGGCATCATGCGCGCGTTCACCGAGATTGCAGCACAAAATAAGAGCAGCCTCGATGTCGTAGCACCCGGCATCGCTGAAGCGCTGTTCGCGACCGCAATCGGCCTGTTCGCTGCCATCCCCGCTGTGATCGCGTACAACGCCTTTTCGCAGCGACTGAACCGGCTCGAATCGCGCCTCGGCCGCTTCGCCGACGGGCTCCACGCGACGTTCAGCCGTGAACTCGAGGTTGAAGCCTGA
- the tolR gene encoding protein TolR — translation MAMSGPSGGIGGRRGRGNRRAPMAEINVTPLVDVMLVLLIIFMITAPLLASAVPIDLPESRAKPVETEDQEPVQLSINGDDTLYIGEEVVPEAELPARLDAIARANEGQDKPRQIMLRADKGLDYGRVMRVMGELNRAGLTRISLVTTGSEGAAENKVATVTDGSETQP, via the coding sequence ATGGCGATGTCCGGCCCATCGGGCGGCATCGGCGGTCGGCGCGGCCGCGGCAACCGCCGCGCGCCGATGGCCGAAATCAACGTCACCCCGCTCGTCGACGTGATGCTCGTGCTACTGATCATCTTCATGATCACCGCGCCCCTTCTCGCCTCCGCCGTCCCGATCGATCTGCCCGAGAGTCGGGCGAAGCCCGTCGAGACCGAGGATCAGGAGCCGGTGCAGTTGTCGATCAATGGCGACGACACGCTCTACATCGGCGAAGAGGTGGTGCCAGAGGCCGAACTTCCGGCGCGCCTCGATGCAATCGCACGCGCGAACGAAGGACAGGACAAGCCCCGCCAGATCATGCTGCGCGCCGACAAGGGGCTCGATTATGGCCGCGTCATGCGCGTGATGGGTGAACTCAACCGTGCCGGTCTGACGCGCATTTCGCTGGTAACGACGGGTTCGGAGGGTGCCGCCGAAAACAAGGTGGCGACGGTCACCGACGGTTCAGAAACCCAGCCCTAG
- the tolB gene encoding Tol-Pal system beta propeller repeat protein TolB, translated as MLLRPISLSLALLLTAAPALAQTPPAPPAVTPTEPRETIEGTLSQDRTVIAVPALATASVQTVAGLRTDSLGRQIAEVIAADLERSGLYDPMGPSGIPTITRAEVQAPRFAEWQGRNAENVVHGFVDASGTGGLVVGCYLYDTALGSELVRKGFEIQPGDWRRAAHKCADAIYSRLSGEAPFFDSRVAYIAESGPKGNRIKRLAIMDSDGGNHRFITNGQALAISPRFSPDYKKIVYVSYLNNRVRVFIYDVAAGSQKLVTESSNATFAPRWSPDGTQILYSMAVNGNTDIYRISANGGTPVRLTNTPGIDVGGSFSPDGKKIVFESDRSGGQQIYTMNIDGSNQQRISFGGGRAATPEWSPRGDLIAFTRMGGGEFRVGVMTPSGGGVRLLTNSWQDEAPTWSPNGRVIQFFRTTPGREGKSSLWQVDLTGVNMRRLPTPQDGSDPSWGPVLP; from the coding sequence ATGCTCCTCCGTCCGATCAGCCTTTCACTCGCCCTGCTGCTCACCGCGGCTCCGGCCCTTGCGCAGACCCCGCCTGCGCCGCCTGCGGTCACGCCAACCGAACCCCGCGAGACCATCGAGGGCACGCTGTCACAGGACCGCACCGTTATCGCGGTCCCCGCGCTCGCAACCGCATCGGTGCAGACGGTGGCGGGCCTGCGCACCGACAGCCTTGGTCGCCAGATCGCCGAAGTCATCGCCGCCGACCTTGAGCGCAGCGGCCTTTACGATCCGATGGGCCCCAGCGGCATTCCCACGATCACCCGCGCCGAGGTGCAGGCGCCGCGCTTTGCCGAATGGCAGGGTCGAAACGCCGAGAATGTCGTCCACGGCTTCGTCGATGCCAGCGGCACCGGCGGCCTCGTCGTCGGTTGCTATCTCTATGACACCGCGCTCGGCAGCGAGCTGGTCCGCAAGGGTTTCGAGATTCAGCCCGGCGACTGGCGCCGCGCCGCGCATAAATGCGCCGACGCCATCTATTCGCGCCTGTCGGGCGAAGCGCCCTTCTTCGACAGCCGCGTCGCCTATATCGCCGAGAGCGGCCCCAAGGGGAACCGCATCAAACGCCTCGCGATCATGGACAGCGACGGCGGCAATCACCGCTTCATCACCAATGGTCAGGCGCTCGCAATCAGCCCGCGTTTCTCGCCCGATTACAAGAAGATCGTCTACGTCTCCTATCTGAACAACCGCGTCCGCGTCTTCATCTATGACGTCGCGGCGGGGTCGCAGAAGCTGGTGACCGAAAGCAGCAACGCGACCTTCGCGCCGCGCTGGTCGCCCGACGGCACGCAGATCCTCTATTCGATGGCCGTGAACGGCAACACCGACATCTATCGCATATCCGCCAATGGCGGCACGCCCGTTCGGCTGACGAACACCCCCGGCATCGATGTCGGCGGCAGCTTTTCGCCCGATGGCAAGAAGATCGTGTTCGAAAGCGACCGTTCGGGCGGGCAGCAAATCTATACGATGAACATCGACGGATCGAACCAGCAGCGGATCAGCTTTGGCGGCGGGCGCGCCGCAACCCCCGAATGGTCGCCGCGCGGCGACCTGATCGCCTTCACCCGCATGGGCGGCGGCGAGTTCCGCGTCGGGGTGATGACCCCGTCGGGCGGCGGCGTGCGGCTGCTGACGAACAGTTGGCAGGACGAGGCGCCGACCTGGTCGCCGAACGGCCGCGTCATCCAGTTCTTCCGCACCACGCCCGGTCGCGAAGGCAAGTCGAGCCTGTGGCAAGTCGACCTGACCGGGGTGAACATGCGCCGTCTGCCGACTCCGCAAGATGGATCCGATCCCAGCTGGGGCCCGGTACTTCCCTGA
- the pal gene encoding peptidoglycan-associated lipoprotein Pal, translating into MTIRKSTAMIAAITMLAVGACAKKAPDTLPPAPEGTGDTGAGTGTGVIPGSQEDFLASVGAMGDRVFFDYDQYNVDAQDQATLQTQSQWLQRNPAVRVTLEGHADERGTRDYNIALGERRANAAKNYLASLGVDPSRIQVISYGKERPAEIGSTEEAYAKNRRAVTVVINR; encoded by the coding sequence ATGACGATACGGAAAAGCACCGCAATGATTGCGGCGATCACCATGCTTGCTGTTGGCGCCTGCGCGAAGAAGGCCCCTGACACACTTCCCCCCGCCCCCGAAGGCACCGGCGACACCGGCGCTGGTACCGGCACCGGCGTGATCCCCGGATCGCAGGAAGATTTCCTCGCCAGCGTCGGCGCCATGGGTGACCGCGTTTTCTTCGACTATGACCAGTATAATGTCGATGCGCAGGATCAGGCGACGTTGCAGACGCAGTCGCAGTGGCTGCAGCGCAACCCCGCGGTTCGCGTCACGCTCGAAGGCCATGCCGACGAACGCGGCACCCGCGATTACAACATCGCCCTTGGCGAGCGCCGGGCCAACGCCGCGAAAAACTATCTCGCGTCGCTCGGCGTCGACCCGTCGCGCATTCAGGTCATCAGCTATGGCAAGGAACGTCCGGCCGAAATCGGCTCGACCGAAGAAGCCTATGCCAAGAACCGCCGCGCGGTGACCGTCGTCATCAACCGCTAA
- a CDS encoding prepilin peptidase: MGVAFAALIGLVVGSFIATLVLRWPAGRSVLGRSQCDGCGRSLGAFDLVPLISTLASRGRCRTCNAAIDPFHWRVELGSALIGVVALTLSPGTPGWLWALFGWLLLPLALLDARHFWLPDRLNLLLGIVGLLIAGPMLETSLIDRWVGAVVCGLTLAAIAEFYRRIRLKDAMGGGDPKLVAAIGAWLGWQALPLMLVLASLGGIVWALISQRKRDQPLGERRVPFGVFACTAAFAAVPLWPLLSG; this comes from the coding sequence ATGGGCGTCGCCTTCGCTGCGCTGATCGGGCTGGTTGTTGGTAGCTTTATCGCCACGCTGGTGCTGCGCTGGCCCGCAGGACGTTCGGTACTCGGGCGTTCGCAATGCGACGGCTGCGGTCGGTCGCTGGGCGCGTTCGATCTCGTCCCGCTGATTTCGACGCTCGCGTCGCGCGGGCGCTGCCGAACCTGCAATGCGGCGATCGATCCGTTTCACTGGCGCGTCGAACTGGGCTCCGCGCTGATCGGTGTGGTGGCGCTTACGCTTTCACCGGGAACGCCGGGTTGGCTCTGGGCCTTGTTCGGCTGGTTGTTGCTGCCGCTCGCTCTACTCGATGCACGCCATTTCTGGCTGCCCGACCGCCTCAACCTGCTGCTCGGGATCGTCGGTTTGCTGATAGCGGGGCCGATGCTGGAAACGTCGCTGATCGACCGCTGGGTCGGCGCGGTCGTCTGTGGCCTGACGCTCGCCGCCATCGCCGAATTCTACCGGCGTATAAGGCTGAAGGACGCGATGGGCGGCGGCGATCCCAAGCTGGTCGCGGCCATCGGTGCCTGGCTCGGATGGCAGGCGCTGCCGCTGATGCTTGTGCTCGCCAGCCTCGGCGGGATCGTCTGGGCGTTGATTAGCCAACGAAAAAGGGACCAGCCGCTCGGCGAGCGACGGGTCCCCTTCGGTGTATTTGCCTGCACCGCCGCTTTTGCCGCGGTGCCTCTTTGGCCGCTGCTTAGCGGTTGA
- a CDS encoding type II secretion system protein N, which yields MSMRRRWSIVAVLLALILLIATFPMRLALSWSGATDAGVTAREVRGSVWSGELVDARLGVLPLGTVRASLSPLALLGGNTELAFSRTDERLGALSGRLHGNNPRGASDISGTTSISGGLGMIPVDAIRFEGATIRFDDAGKCAATSGRIQLMVSAPIAGLDLSRGLSGPLACVNGRAQAALASQSGMERLTLSFDGSGAYRAQFAINVDRDPAMAGALAMLGFKAGPTGFVLATSGRF from the coding sequence ATGAGCATGCGACGACGCTGGAGTATTGTCGCGGTTTTGCTCGCGCTGATTCTGCTCATCGCGACCTTTCCGATGCGGCTTGCGCTCAGTTGGTCCGGCGCCACCGATGCCGGCGTCACGGCGCGCGAGGTTCGCGGGTCGGTCTGGTCGGGTGAGCTTGTCGACGCGCGGCTTGGCGTTTTGCCGCTGGGCACGGTGCGTGCCAGCCTGTCGCCACTTGCGCTGCTCGGTGGGAATACCGAACTCGCTTTCTCGCGCACCGACGAGCGGCTTGGCGCGCTCTCTGGCCGACTGCATGGAAATAACCCGCGAGGCGCCTCCGATATTAGCGGCACGACATCGATATCGGGCGGGCTCGGCATGATCCCGGTCGATGCTATCCGGTTCGAAGGCGCGACGATACGCTTCGACGACGCGGGCAAATGCGCGGCGACAAGTGGCCGCATCCAGCTGATGGTTTCCGCGCCGATCGCGGGTCTCGATCTCTCGCGCGGCCTGTCGGGCCCGCTGGCGTGTGTGAACGGGCGCGCGCAGGCGGCGCTTGCCAGCCAGTCGGGCATGGAGCGGCTGACTTTGTCGTTCGACGGCAGCGGCGCGTATCGCGCGCAATTCGCGATCAATGTCGATCGCGATCCGGCGATGGCCGGCGCGCTTGCGATGCTGGGATTCAAGGCCGGGCCCACCGGTTTCGTGCTGGCGACCTCGGGCCGCTTTTGA
- the gspM gene encoding type II secretion system protein GspM, which translates to MTERLQNWWIALSTRERWLVGIAGVLALGVVLWGLGRPVIAAFIDLESQHRAAIEREGRVSSKVQLLAQRPAKSVAAAVDAVAIDQYLAQSAGEIGLTLDRNEARGAHQATIAIAKAKAPILTDWLASLEGQGFVVDQLTITPAADGTVGLTAELRKGGQ; encoded by the coding sequence ATGACCGAGCGATTGCAAAACTGGTGGATTGCCCTCTCGACGCGCGAGCGCTGGCTCGTCGGTATCGCGGGCGTGCTGGCACTGGGCGTCGTCCTCTGGGGGCTTGGCCGTCCGGTGATCGCAGCTTTCATCGATCTCGAGAGTCAGCACCGCGCCGCGATAGAACGCGAAGGGCGCGTGTCTTCGAAAGTGCAATTGCTCGCACAGCGGCCGGCCAAATCGGTCGCGGCGGCGGTCGATGCGGTCGCGATCGATCAATATCTCGCGCAATCGGCGGGCGAGATCGGGCTGACCCTTGACCGCAACGAGGCGCGCGGCGCCCATCAGGCGACAATCGCCATAGCAAAGGCCAAGGCGCCAATACTAACCGACTGGCTCGCCTCGCTCGAGGGTCAGGGTTTTGTGGTCGATCAACTGACGATCACCCCCGCCGCCGACGGCACCGTCGGTCTGACCGCCGAGCTTCGGAAGGGCGGTCAATGA